Proteins from a genomic interval of Phlebotomus papatasi isolate M1 chromosome 3, Ppap_2.1, whole genome shotgun sequence:
- the LOC129805660 gene encoding vacuolar protein sorting-associated protein 4 — MAGSVPTLQKAIELVTKATEEDKKKNYEEALRLYEHGVEYFLHAIKYEAQGDKAKESIRAKCIQYLDRAEKLKAYLKKGTKKKPVKDGESSSNKDGKKSDSDSDSDDPEKKKLQAKLEGAIVIEKPHVKWSDVAGLDGAKEALKEAVILPIKFPHLFTGKRIPWKGILLFGPPGTGKSYLAKAVATEANNSTFFSVSSSDLVSKWLGESEKLVKNLFELARQHKPSIIFIDEVDSLCSSRSDNESESARRIKTEFLVQMQGVGSDNDGILVLGATNIPWVLDSAIRRRFEKRIFIPLPEEHARLVMFKIHLGNTTHVLTENNLKELAKKTDGYSGADISIIVRDALMQPVRKVQTATHFKHVRGPSPMDKNVIVDDLVTPCSPGDPGAMEMTWVDIPGDKLYEPPVTMGDMLKSLSMTKPTVNEEDMKKLDKFTDDFGQEG, encoded by the exons ATGGCAGGGTCAGTTCCAACTCTCCAGAAGGCGATTGAGCTGGTGACCAAAGCCACAGAAGAGGACAAGAAGAAGAACTACGAAGAGGCCTTGAGACTCTATGAACACGGCGTTGAGTACTTTCTGCATGCGATAAAAT ATGAAGCCCAGGGAGACAAGGCCAAGGAGTCAATTCGTGCAAAGTGCATTCAGTATTTGGACAGAGCAGAGAAACTGAAGGCGTATCTCAAGAAGGGCACTAAGAAGAAGCCTGTCAAGGATGGAGAAAGCTCTTCCAATAA GGACGGCAAGAAGAGCGACAGCGACTCAGACTCCGATGATCCGGAGAAGAAGAAGCTCCAGGCCAAGCTGGAAGGAGCCATCGTAATTGAGAAGCCTCACGTAAAGTGGTCCGATGTAGCTGGGCTAGATGGGGCCAAAGAAGCTCTCAAGGAAGCTGTCATCCTCCCCATTAAATTTCCACATCTTTTCACCGGAAAGAGGATTCCCTGGAAGGGAATTCTGCTCTTTGGG CCACCCGGAACGGGAAAATCGTACTTGGCCAAGGCAGTAGCCACTGAGGCCAATAATTCGACATTCTTCTCTGTGTCGAGTTCGGATTTGGTGTCAAAGTGGCTGGGAGAGTCTGAGAAGTTGGTGAAGAATCTTTTTGAGCTGGCTCGTCAGCACAAGCCCAGCATCATCTTCATTGATGAAGTGGACTCACTCTGTTCTTCGCGGTCAGACAATGAGAGTGAGAGTGCTAGGCGCATTAAGACAGAGTTCTTGGTGCAGATGCAGGGAGTGGGAAGTGACAATGATGGGATTCTTGTGCTGGGCGCCACAAATATTCCGTGGGTACTGGATTCAGCCATTAGGCGACGTTTTGAAAAGAGAATCTTCATTCCGTTGCCCGAAGAACATGCACGGTTGGTGATGTTTAAGATTCACCTGGGTAACACTACTCACGTGCTCACTGAGAATAATCTCAAGGAGTTGGCCAAGAAGACCGATGGTTACTCCGGAGCAGATATTTCCATCATCGTGCGAGATGCCTTAATGCAGCCTGTGAGGAAGGTTCAAACGGCCACTCACTTCAAACATGTACGGGGTCCCTCTCCCATGGACAAGAATGTTATAGTTGATGATCTCGTTACGCCCTGCTCCCCTGGAGATCCGGGTGCAATGGAGATGACCTGGGTGGATATTCCAGGGGATAAACTCTATGAACCTCCTGTCACGATG GGCGATATGTTGAAATCCTTATCGATGACGAAACCAACAGTAAATGAGGAGGACATGAAGAAACTCGATAAATTCACCGATGATTTTGGTCAAGAAGGGTAA